Proteins from one Malaya genurostris strain Urasoe2022 chromosome 2, Malgen_1.1, whole genome shotgun sequence genomic window:
- the LOC131432020 gene encoding uncharacterized protein LOC131432020, which translates to MVALSVAQVLIVLVAAVFGKVSADNVLADDEEVVNATRTINENIAAAQISLEPLKNEPLSTDYLKLGSQGLQEYMSNLTAKLAPVFKDFEQNDLELVQHSLIEAIRYLNGYDVVNSISLLQNVDYNLFNHNQFRSINSDLRIGSIALSEALFNQRDVSPSLDDLLATTDKLVENVVRLSDIVQRGEAWSMETNSRAMAAQRAFNESIDNYLNASAVKLEDLTESLTALRTYEEELYQKMKERIPLFPKSTANYFIALKKSLENLIQRTIINFENMRLYKHRDIEQWKIRSSISAPIAYMTQIAVQVSADLMLANDCTEAYIEKLLAFPNFTMTHVHGCLAEQISNEEKTFDIIANVIDTYVASAINASYGAFDICFRYAPKKLNYCLDLNGYENTWANARILTASRQIESFIDSEIQNNFNTCIAQMGYFLNYHNLQEMCFYNKKRNRPRGRW; encoded by the exons ATGGTAGCTCTGTCAGTGGCGCAGGTGTTGATTGTACTAGTGGCAGCCGTTTTTGGCAAGGTCAGTGCGGATAATGTGCTGGCAGACGACGAAGAGGTCGTCAACGCAACGCGGACGATCAACGAAAACATTGCGGCCGCACAAATCTCTCTGGAACCgctgaaaaatgaaccactttcGACGGACTACCTGAAGCTGGGAAGTCAAGGTTTGCAGGAGTACATGTCAAATTTAACAGCAAAACTCGCACCGGTTTTCAAAGATTTCGAACAAAATGACCTTGAACTGGTCCAGCACAGTTTGATCGAAGCTATTCGGTATCTGAACGGATACGATGTAGTGAATAGTATCTCCCTGCTGCAGAACGTCGATTACAATCTTTTCAATCACAACCAGTTCCGGTCGATCAACAGCGATCTGCGGATCGGTTCGATTGCGCTGTCCGAGGCGCTGTTCAATCAACGTGACGTGAGCCCTTCACTCGATGATCTACTGGCAACCACGGATAAGTTAGTGGAAAACGTTGTCCGCCTGTCCGACATCGTCCAACGAGGTGAAGCATGGTCCATGGAAACGAACTCCCGAGCGATGGCAGCTCAACGTGCTTTCAACGAATCGATCGATAACTATCTTAACGCTTCCGCCGTTAAGCTCGAGGATTTGACTGAATCTCTCACGGCTCTTCGAACCTACGAGGAGGAGTTGTATCAAAAAATGAAGGAACGAATTCCGCTGTTTCCCAAATCAACCGCCAACTACTTTATCGCACTGAAAAAGTCTCTGGAAAATCTGATCCAGAGGACGATCATCAACTTCGAGAATATGCGCCTCTACAAACACCGAGACATCGAACAGTGGAAGATCCGGTCGTCGATTTCCGCTCCGATTGCCTACATGACGCAAATCGCAGTGCAAGTGTCGGCCGATCTGATGCTCGCGAACGACTGTACCGAGGCTTACATCGAGAAACTGTTGGCTTTCCCCAACTTCACCATGACTCACGTGCACGGATGTCTAGCGGAACAGATCTCGAACGAGGAGAAAACCTTCGACATCATCGCGAACGTCATCGATACGTACGTGGCGAGTGCGATCAACGCATCGTACGGGGCGTTCGATATCTGCTTCCGGTACGCACCGAAGAAGCTCAACTACTGTTTGGATTTG AACGGCTACGAGAATACCTGGGCCAACGCTAGAATACTGACCGCTTCCCGACAAATCGAATCGTTCATCGATAGCGAGATTCAGAACAACTTCAACACGTGTATCGCCCAGATGGGATACTTTCTGAACTACCATAACCTGCAGGAAATGTGTTTCTATAACAAAAAACGGAACCGGCCCCGTGGTCGTTGGTGA
- the LOC131432019 gene encoding uncharacterized protein LOC131432019, producing MVTMATIRSLLVLISLVGFVCGDPFFGNNYQIPQSSELVRSANLVVTNLNAARNAVSSYGRNPPAASVSLNRGARVLADYVGNVSQLIGNVYSQLSRAATDRTTDPAVVFSKISTQINALRPLLQNSSVYVESLAAYFDYEGDNSTSCFFTEQNNGMKIDIEKLSTILQNVSRVVDSIAGQSLNTQQFIAVLSVNGLLQNLVDATQRAAIASNEYMGIITRYVAAINDANSVRLTVNSRLQTSRNAINSAVNSYISSSNSSFNSILSSTDSLFNHLKTLNESFVFRWPLLLSDRVESKLALLNSSIENLITNLHFRRSVVDNHYSLTGAIFRTSNEALAYLEEEAELLTRVLANAVNPNSCASNFRNQFYNLPGSVQSLLSQCFTSQLNLERQGANQVQSIANNFLRSYVTVVYANAEICFSHPFDQMSKCLDDFVDTIDFGGKFFLLETTTFYLFEQVQSELTNCSSRLVSYIRNVGLRANCQRNP from the exons ATGGTCACGATGGCGACCATCCGCAGTTTGCTAGTTTTGATTTCACTCGTCGGTTTCGTATGTGGTGATCCATTTTTCGGTAATAACTACCAGATTCCGCAGAGTTCGGAATTGGTTCGATCGGCAAATTTAGTAGTGACTAATCTGAACGCCGCCCGGAATGCGGTTTCCTCGTACGGTCGAAATCCTCCTGCGGCCAGTGTCAGTTTGAACCGGGGTGCTCGTGTGCTGGCAGATTACGTGGGAAATGTCAGTCAGCTGATCGGCAATGTCTACTCGCAGCTGTCACGGGCTGCCACAGATCGTACTACGGATCCGGCCGTAGTGTTCTCGAAAATCAGCACCCAGATAAATGCGTTGAGACCGTTGCTTCAAAACTCATCCGTTTATGTTGAATCGCTCGCAGCCTACTTTGATTACGAAGGAGACAACAGTACTTCGTGCTTTTTTACGGAACAAAACAATGGGATGAAAATAGACATTGAAAAGCTGAGCACGATTCTTCAGAATGTTTCCAGGGTTGTTGATTCAATCGCTGGTCAGTCACTGAACACCCAGCAGTTCATTGCCGTCCTTTCCGTTAACGGATTGCTGCAAAATTTAGTCGATGCTACGCAGAGAGCTGCCATTGCTTCTAATGAATATATGGGAATCATCACTCGTTATGTGGCTGCAATCAACGATGCCAATAGTGTTCGTTTGACAGTGAATTCTAGGCTTCAGACAAGTCGTAATGCGATCAACTCAGCCGTGAACAGTTACATCTCCAGTTCGAACTCCTCGTTCAACTCGATTCTTTCGTCAACCGACAGTCTGTTCAATCACCTCAAAACTCTAAACGAATCGTTCGTGTTCCGCTGGCCACTGCTGTTAAGCGATCGCGTCGAATCGAAACTTGCTCTGTTGAATAGTTCAATAGAAAATCTAATCACAAATCTACACTTTCGCCGGTCCGTGGTTGACAATCACTACTCGCTGACGGGAGCCATTTTCCGGACATCCAACGAAGCCTTAGCATACCTGGAGGAGGAAGCCGAACTGCTAACCCGTGTCCTGGCGAATGCGGTTAATCCGAACAGTTGTGCTTCGAACTTCCGAAATCAGTTCTACAATTTGCCCGGTTCGGTTCAGTCACTGCTAAGTCAATGCTTCACCAGTCAGCTGAACCTGGAACGGCAGGGAGCGAATCAGGTTCAGTCGATTGCCAACAATTTCCTGCGGTCGTACGTGACGGTGGTTTATGCAAATGCGGAAATTTGCTTCAGCCATCCGTTCGACCAGATGAGCAAGTGTTTGGATGAT ttTGTGGATACCATCGACTTCGGTGGAAAGTTTTTCCTGCTGGAAACTACCACTTTCTATTTGTTCGAACAGGTGCAATCCGAACTGACCAATTGCAGTTCTAGACTGGTGAGCTACATCCGGAATGTCGGACTGCGGGCCAACTGTCAACGGAACCCCTAA